The nucleotide sequence tacatataatatgagaaatgctacagagctcccactcactttcttgtaaacgcaggcttctccataagtctgcataaacccaaacgctttgatcatctcatcaaagcgaatgttccaactccgagatgcttgcaccagtccataaatggatcgctggagcttgcatactttgttagcgttccgaggatcgacaaaaccttccggctgcatcatatacagttcttccttaagatgcccgttaaggaatgccgttttgacgtccatttgccatatctcataatcatagtatgcggcaattgctaacatgattcggacggacttcagcttcgctacgggagagaaagtctcgtcgtagtcaatcccttgaacttgtcgataacccttagcgacaagtcgagccttatagattgtaacattaccatccgcgtccgtcttcttcttaaagatccatttgttttctatcgctcgccgatcatcgggcaagtctgtcaaagtccatactttgttttcatacatggattctatctcggatttcatggcttcaagccatttgttggaatccgggcccgccatcgcttcttcatagttcgaaggttcattgttgtctaacaacatgatttccaggacagggttgccgtaccactctggtgcggaacgtgtccttgtggacctacgaagttcagcagtaacttgatccgaagtaccttgatcatcatcattgttttcctcttcagttggtgtgggcatcacaggaacggtttcctgcgctgcgccactttcccgctcaagaggtagtacttcatcgagttctactttcctcccacttacttctttcgagagaaactctttttccagaaagcatccgttcttggcaacaaagatcttgccttcggatcttaagtagaaggtatacccgacagtttccttagggtatcctatgaatacgcatttttccgacttgggttcgagcttttcaggttgaagtttcttgacataagcatcgcatccccaaacttttagaaacgacagcttaggtttctttccaaaccataattcatacggtgtcgtctcaacggatttagacggtgccctatttaaagtgaatgtagctgtctctagagcgtatccccaaaatgatagcggtaaatcggtaagagacatcatagaccgcaccatatccaatagggtgcgattacgacgttcggacacaccgtttcgctgaggtgttccaggcggcgtgagttgtgaaacgattccacatttccttaagtgtgtaccaaattcgtgacttaagtattctcctccacgatctgatcgtaagaatttatctttcggtcacgttgattctctacctcattctgaaattccttgaacttttcaaaggtctcagacttgtgtttcattaagtagacatacccatatctactcaagtcatcagtgagagtgagaacataacgatatcctccgcgagcctcaacgctcattggaccgcacacatcggtatgtatgatttccaacaagttggttgctcgctccattgttccggagaacggagtcttggtcattttgcccaaaggcatggttcgcacgtgtcaaacgattcataatcaagagactctaaaagtccatcggcatggagcttcttcatgcgcttgacaccaatgtgaccaaggcggcagtgccacaagtatgtgggactatcgttatcaactttaaatcttttggcatctacactatgaacatgtgtaatattacgctcgagattcattaagaataaaccattgaccatcggagcatgaccataaaacatatctctcatataaatcgaacaaccattattctcagacttaaatgagtagccatctcgtattaaacgagatccagatacaatgttcatgctcaaacttggcactaaataacaattattaaggttcaaaactaatcccgtaggtaaatgtagaggcagcgtgccgacggcgatcacatcgactctggaaccattcccgacgcgcatcgtcacctcgtccttcgccagtctccgtttattccgcagctcctgctgtgagttacaaatatgagcaacggcaccggtatcaaatacccaggagttactacgagtactggtaaggtacacatcaatcacatgtatatcaaatatacctttggtgttgccggccttcttatccgctaagtatttggggcagttccgcttccagtgacccttccccttgcaataaaagcactcagtctcaggcttaggtccattctttgacttcttcccggtaactggcttaccaggcgcggcaacatccttgccgtccttcttgaagttcttcttacccttgcccttcttgaacttagtggtcttattgaccatcaacacttgatgttctttcttgatttcagcctctgctgacttcagcatcgagaacacttcaggaatggtcttttccatcccctgcatgttgtagttcatcacaaagctcttgtagcttggtgggagcgactggaggattctgtcaatgaccgcctcatctgggaggttaatgttcagctgggtcatacggttgtgcaacccagacatcttcaggatgtgctcactgacagaactgttttcctccatcttacaactgtagaacttgtcggagacatcatatctctcgacccgggcatgagcttgaaaaactagtttcagctcttcgaacatctcatatgctccgtggtgctcaaaacgcttttggagccccggttctaagctgtaaagcatgccgcactgaacgagggagtaatcatcagcacgagactgccaagcattcataatgtcttggttctctgggacgggagcgtcacctagcggtccttctaggacatattgtttcctggcagctatgaggatgatcctcaggttccggacccagtccgtatagttgctgccatcatctttcagcttggttttctctaggaacgcgttgaagttcatgttgacattagcgttggccattgatctacaagacatatttgcaaaggttttagactaagttcatgataataaagttctaatcaaattatgaactcccacttagattagacatccctctagtcatctaagtgttacacgatccgagtcgactagcccgtgtccgatcatcacgtgagacggactagtcatcgtcggtgaacattctcatgttgatcgtatcttccatacgactcgtgttcgacctttcggtctccgtgttccgaggccatgtctgcacatgctaggctcgtcaagttaaccctaagtgttttcgctgtgtaaaactgtcttacacccgttgtatgtgaacgtaagaatccatcacacccgatcatcacgtggtgcttagaagcgacgaactgtagcaacggtgcacagttaggggagaacacttcttgaaattttgtaagggatcatcttatttactaccgtcgtcctaagtaaacaagatgcataaacataataaacatcacatgcaattatatagttgtgacatgatatggccaatatcatatagctccattgatcttcatcttcggggctccatgatcatcttgtcaccggcttgacaccatgatctccatcatcatgatctccatcatcgtgtcttcatgaagttgtcacgccaacgactacttctacttctatgactaacgtttagcaataaagtaaagtagtttacatggcgttattcaatgacacgcaggtcatacaaaaaataaagacaactcctatggctcctgccggttgtcatactcatcgacatgcaagtcgtgaatcctattacaaagaacatgatctcatacatcacaattcatcattcatcacaacttctggccatatcacatcacatgatcaatcgctgcaaaaacaagttagacgtcctctaattgttgttgcatcttttacgtggctgcaattgggttctagcaagaacgttttcttacctacgaatcaccacaacgtgattttgtcaacttctatttacccttcataagggccctgttcatcgattccgctccaactaaagtgggagagacagacacccgccagccaccttatgcaactagtgcatgtcagtcggtggaaccggtctcacgtaagcgtacgtgtaaggttggtccgggccgcttcatcccacaataccgttgagcaagaaaagactagtagaggcaagtaagatgacaaaatccacgcccacaacaaaattgtgttctactcgtgcaaagagaactacgcatagacctagctcatgatgccactgttggggaacgttgcagaaaattaaaatttttcctacggtttcaccaagatccatctatgagttcatctaagcaacgagtcaagggagagagtttgcatctacataccacttgtagatcgcgtgcggaagcttgcaaggtgatgatgtagtcgtactcgacgtgattcgaatcaccgatgaccaagtgctgaacggacagcacctccgcgttcaacacacgtacgggacgggagacgtctcctccttcttgatccagcaagggggaaggagaggttgaggaagacagctccaccggcagcacgacggcgtggtgatggtggagaggcagtactccgacagggcttcgccaagcacacaacggaggaggagaggtgttggggaggggagggctgcgccttggagggtggttcggctgccctcccctcacccctctatttatagggggaagggagaagggggccggccccctagaacccatctagggggggtgcggcggcctaggggagaggggagagggtggcttgccccccaagccaagggggcgccccctctagggttccccctcaaccctaggcgcatgggcccaagggagggggtgcggccagcccaccaggggctggctccctgccccacgcagcccatgtggccccccgggaggggtggcccctcccggtggacccccggaacccttccggtggccccggtacaataccggtatgaccccgaaacttcccggtgtccgtttgacaacttcccatatataaatctttacctccggacccttccggatctcctcgtgacgtccaggatcccatccgggactccgaacaacattcggtagtcacatactagtcttcctaataaccctagcgtcaccgaaccttaagtgtgtagaccctacgggttcgggagacatgcagacatgaccgagacgctctcagtcaataaccaacagcgggatctggatacccatgatggctcccacatgctcctcgatgttgtcatcggatgaaccacgatgtcgaggattcgatcaaaccctgtatgcaattccctttgtcaatcggtacgttacttgcccgagactcgatcgtcggtatcccaataccttgttcagtctcgttaccggcaagtcactttactcgtaccgtaatgcatgatcccgtgtccaacaccttggtcacattgagctcattatgatgatgcattaccgagtgggcccagagatacctctccgtcatacggagtgacaaatcccagtctcgatccgtgtcaacccaacagctactttcggagatacctgtaatgcacctttatagtcacccagttacgttgtgacgtttgatacacccaaggcactcttacggtatccgggagttacacgatctcatggtcgaaggaagagatacttgacactggcaaagctctagcaaaacgaactacacgatcttttatgctatgcttaggattgggtcttgtccatcacatcattctcctaatgatgtgatcccgttatcaacgacatccaatgtccatagtcaggaaaccatgactatatgttgatcacaacgagctagtcaactagaggctcaccagggacatattgtggtctaagtattcacacgtgtattacgatttccggataatacagttatagcatgaataaaagacatttatcatgaacattgaaatataataatacttttattattgcctctagggcatatttccaacatccgcTATACGTCGAATCCGGCTTATGGTCTATCTCGACCCCACATATTTTCATCCCTATCTCTCTGGACCAAATCCTAGTTACTCCACTTCACCCCTCTTCATCCTCAAGCTCCTATCCAGCAAACTCCAGCCTTCTTCGGCATGGCGTGCGGTAGATTCGACTTCGAGATCTTCCGGTTTGCTCGTTGTTGGGAACGACGAGGAGCACTGCCGGGCCCGGGCATCGAGGAGAAGCGTTGTCGTGGCTGGAGACGACGTATAggacgaaaaaaaggaaaaaaataagttCACCGGAATCTCACCAAAGATGGTGGTGGGAGGGAGGCGGGGCTGAGGGAAGGCGCCACAGGCAGTGGGCACCGAGATGGGTGGCGGTGGCAGTGTCCATGGCCCACGTGCGACACTATTCATTTCTCATTTTTACCGAGAAGTGGCTTTCCTACAGAAAAATGGGaaaatatcatacggaaaccaacattcgatTGAAACCGGTAAAAACCACAAGGAAAATATGTTTTGaagtttaaaaaaaactgaaataaatacgggatgttaagaggatgatgttttattgccacgctaaatttcaagttgaaacacattacaagATGCGacctatgaaaaagacaaaatcagcacTGAATAGTGCTAAACAGTTTGTCGGCACTATTCAgggctgattttgtctttttcatagatCACGTCtcgtaagggcatgtacaatgcataaccttaaggtgatgcctcgcatgccatgtaggatcggatatgacgtaaagtaggttcggatagggaagcgggatcctttttaggaggcgggtgcttgaagagaaaaagtgtggtccggtgacaaaagctgaaaagattgaatgaaaagtagagatgcatgtgtactaaagtccttattttctatttcttaatgaggcccactagtagtagcttgcattggggagaaaaaataaatgtagatgcctcaaattactttttgtcatggggcatatgtatccatatgccaccattgtacatgccctaatgtgtttcaacttgaaattttatGTGGCCATAAAACATCACcctcttagggcatgtacaatgcatagcctcaagATGATACCTCGCATGCCATGGGATCGGATATGATGTAAAGTAGGTTCGGATAAGGAAGCGGGATCCTCTCTACGAGGCGGTtgcttgaagagaaaaagtgtggtccgataacaaaagctgaaaaggttggagtgaaaaatagagatgcatgtgtactagagtctttattttctatttcttaatgAGGCCCACTAGTGATAGCTTGCATTGGAGAGAAAAAATTAATATAAGTgcctcaaattactttttgtcatggGACATATGTATCtatatgccaccattgtacatacccttaacatcccgcattttctTTAGATTTTTTTCGAAACTTTAAAATGTGGTTTTCACGAAGTTTTTATTGAATATTGGTTTTCGTATGACATTCTTCATAAAAATAGGCTAGGAGGTTGAGCTTTGAGGAATCAAAATCCATGATTTTAAGAAACTAAACATTTGAGGGATCTGTTAGATAGAAGTAGCACTTTTTTTTTGAACTTAGATAGGAGTAGCACTTAAATCCCTCAAAAGATAATTTCCCCCTTAAATTAAGCTATCGAGGGCTCTGCTAGAAATACTCTTAGCAATGTATTCATACTTTCTGCAAGTAACTAGTTAATTAAGGAGAAAAATTATAATTACAGCTCGCCAAATCTCAATGGGCACTCGGTCAAGAACAAAGAGACGACTTTTTTTTACATACACCGGAAGATTCGCCGCGTGGCGGTGTGACGGTGTCAATTCTCTAACCACCCCTAGAATAATGCAAGTGCCTTGCGGCTGGCGGGCACACCGGCCGTCGTGACCCCGTCCACATGACGATCGATGGAGGCACGCGCACCAACTCACATCGACCAACCGCCGGCTCCATTAGTCAACGTACGCGCTGCAGAATTTCCTGATCTCCCCGTTGCCGCCGGTGAGCACCTCCATCCTGCCCATGTTGATCATGGCGGCGGCGTAGTCCTCGAAGTACTCCTCCGTCGACTCGGCGGCCGCCATCCTCGCCACGTAGTCCCTCGTCCACCTGTCGTCGAGCAGCGCCTGGTCGGAGACGAACAGGGTCTTGTTGCTGAGCACGTCCCGGTAGTAGCTGAGGTCGAACTCGTAGGGGCTCTTGGGGTCCATGTCGACGAGCGTTTCGTCTTCCTTGTTCCCTGGCTCGCACCTCTCCCGCAGCTCCGGGGCGTACGCCTTGTCCAGCGTCGGGTCCTGCACCCCTAGGCCGCTGTTGTTGTAGAGCCGGTCCGGCGCGAACGCCGCGCACTGCGCCCTCCCGATCGTGTGGCTCCCCGACAGCACCACCAGGTCCTTCCACGACAGGTTCTTCACGCTGAAGTAGGTTTTCAGGTCCACGATGTTGGCGTGCGGCGGCGCCAGGTCGTTCTCGGCGTCGATGCACAGGGACACCTTGCCGTCCCGGCGCCCGGTCTCCACCGGGAACCGTGGCCCGTTGCTCTGGAAGAAACAAGGAGGCAGTCTGGTGGTCAGCTAAAATGAAAGCCTGAGAAAATCCATGGAGGACATGAAAGGGGGGATTATTGATCTGCTTAAATTACCAGGTACACGGCGTCCCGCGCGGCCATGATGATGATGTCTGCGCAGGACACGGTGAGCGGGCACTCGTCCT is from Triticum aestivum cultivar Chinese Spring chromosome 3A, IWGSC CS RefSeq v2.1, whole genome shotgun sequence and encodes:
- the LOC123062278 gene encoding peroxidase 56 isoform X2, with translation MLGRSTPASKFNLLLLISSPSVSSRLTRVKFQRLLSSCFPPSRPSNLARRRLDSALFLRSGRMALDVLLRLLILAAVASAMPVPGPTDPAAAGLAIGFYNKTCPKAEELVLEEMRDIVHEDRTLGPALLRLLFHDCFVRGCDGSIMLKSRSKKGERDAMPMSYSLRGFDEVERIKAKLEDECPLTVSCADIIIMAARDAVYLSNGPRFPVETGRRDGKVSLCIDAENDLAPPHANIVDLKTYFSVKNLSWKDLVVLSGSHTIGRAQCAAFAPDRLYNNSGLGVQDPTLDKAYAPELRERCEPGNKEDETLVDMDPKSPYEFDLSYYRDVLSNKTLFVSDQALLDDRWTRDYVARMAAAESTEEYFEDYAAAMINMGRMEVLTGGNGEIRKFCSAYVD